One Candidatus Peregrinibacteria bacterium DNA segment encodes these proteins:
- a CDS encoding 23S rRNA (pseudouridine(1915)-N(3))-methyltransferase RlmH: MRIQILLISPTKDAHIRALEAEYEKRLQAFAKLETLTLPASKRDERTAVQEEELKNFLPKIDTNAFLIALDERGTQLTSEDFAQCLAKIRDFGPGKIQFLIGGSHGLHPDLLAAAHQRLSFSKMTFTHEMIRVFLKEQVYRAFTILAGKKYHK; encoded by the coding sequence ATGCGAATTCAAATCCTCCTCATCTCTCCCACCAAAGATGCCCACATTCGTGCTCTTGAAGCCGAATACGAAAAACGTCTCCAAGCCTTTGCCAAGCTAGAAACGCTCACGCTTCCTGCGTCTAAAAGGGACGAGCGGACCGCTGTGCAAGAGGAAGAACTCAAAAATTTTCTACCCAAAATCGACACAAACGCTTTTTTAATCGCCCTGGATGAACGTGGCACTCAGCTCACCAGCGAAGACTTTGCACAATGCCTCGCTAAAATTCGCGACTTTGGGCCCGGAAAAATTCAATTTCTCATCGGGGGTTCGCATGGCCTTCATCCCGATTTGCTCGCTGCCGCTCATCAGCGCCTCTCTTTTTCCAAAATGACTTTCACTCACGAAATGATTCGCGTATTTTTAAAGGAGCAAGTCTACCGCGCCTTCACCATTCTTGCCGGCAAAAAATATCACAAATGA
- a CDS encoding YebC/PmpR family DNA-binding transcriptional regulator: MARHSHFANIKRQKALTDGVRGKAFTMHARLIAIAARAGGDPDMNSNLRAAIDRAKEDNVPNANIERAIKKGTGEDKEGAAFEEATYEGFGPEGCAILIDTVTDNTNRAFANLRTALTKNGGNIGSSGSVSWKFEKKAFFRVNTGGKTGDDIELELIDAGADDLAEADEAFEVYAPVEQLGKVRKALEDKGFKVEKAELLWKPKDIVMIHDLETARKILALIDVLEADEDVSKVTTNVDFDDSIAAQI; the protein is encoded by the coding sequence ATGGCTCGACACAGTCATTTTGCCAATATTAAGCGACAAAAAGCGCTGACCGATGGAGTGCGTGGAAAGGCATTCACCATGCATGCTCGTTTGATTGCGATTGCAGCGCGAGCGGGGGGTGACCCCGATATGAATTCCAATCTGCGTGCGGCCATTGATCGAGCTAAAGAAGACAATGTGCCGAATGCCAATATTGAACGTGCTATTAAAAAAGGTACGGGTGAAGATAAGGAAGGAGCCGCGTTTGAAGAAGCCACTTATGAAGGTTTCGGACCCGAAGGCTGTGCCATTTTGATCGATACTGTGACCGACAATACCAATCGAGCTTTTGCCAATTTGCGCACCGCCCTCACAAAGAATGGGGGCAACATAGGTTCCTCGGGCAGTGTTTCTTGGAAGTTTGAAAAAAAAGCTTTTTTCCGTGTGAATACCGGGGGCAAAACCGGCGATGATATTGAGCTCGAACTCATTGATGCGGGTGCGGACGATTTAGCCGAAGCCGATGAAGCTTTTGAAGTTTATGCCCCAGTGGAACAATTGGGCAAGGTGCGTAAAGCTTTGGAAGATAAGGGATTCAAGGTTGAAAAAGCTGAACTGTTGTGGAAGCCCAAAGACATTGTGATGATTCACGATTTAGAAACAGCTCGAAAAATTCTGGCTCTCATTGACGTCTTGGAAGCTGATGAAGATGTGTCTAAAGTGACCACCAACGTGGACTTTGACGATTCCATTGCTGCGCAAATTTAA
- a CDS encoding CCA tRNA nucleotidyltransferase, with amino-acid sequence MLKTATQIVATLQKAGFKAYFAGGCVRDMIMEREPKDIDIATSALPDQIEKLFADTYPVGKAFGVIHVNEEGHSFEIATFRSDSGYSDGRRPDAILFSHAEDDAKRRDFTINALFYDPIAEEIHDFIGGQDDIGNKLIRFIGAPHERILEDHLRILRAIRFKNTLGFQYHPDTYAALKKHAPLADKVSWERVRDELNKIIMARRAPIAFEDMQDTGVLPHVLPELEACKGMPQPPKYHHEGDVWTHLMRSLDALPQNATLLDHWAVILHDIGKPETFKIAERIRTDGHAEVSAEIAERILRRLKFARRDIEHVTWVIRHHFMMHQLLDMPIGKQRQWFLDERFPSLMQLFYADAMGTLPASLHLYNQVKAAYDDCLRRFPALPEPFLTGEEVMEKLHLKPGPRVGEILREAMEKQLSHEFKDRKEALTWLQTLTTHPPL; translated from the coding sequence ATGCTCAAAACCGCCACCCAAATCGTCGCCACTCTCCAAAAAGCCGGCTTTAAGGCTTACTTTGCCGGGGGCTGTGTGCGAGACATGATCATGGAACGTGAGCCCAAAGACATCGACATTGCAACGAGCGCTCTGCCGGATCAAATTGAAAAGCTTTTTGCAGACACTTATCCCGTGGGCAAGGCCTTTGGAGTGATTCATGTGAACGAAGAAGGACACTCGTTTGAAATCGCCACTTTTCGCAGCGACAGCGGTTACAGCGATGGTCGCCGCCCCGACGCCATTTTATTCAGCCACGCCGAAGACGATGCCAAACGCCGGGACTTCACCATCAACGCTTTATTTTACGATCCCATTGCCGAAGAAATTCACGATTTCATTGGAGGCCAAGACGACATCGGCAACAAACTCATCCGCTTCATTGGGGCGCCGCACGAACGCATTTTAGAAGATCATTTGCGCATCCTCCGCGCCATTCGTTTCAAAAACACTTTGGGTTTTCAATACCATCCCGACACCTATGCCGCACTTAAAAAACATGCACCGCTCGCCGACAAAGTCAGTTGGGAAAGAGTGCGGGATGAACTGAATAAAATCATCATGGCCCGACGCGCACCCATCGCTTTTGAAGACATGCAAGACACCGGAGTTTTGCCTCATGTGCTGCCCGAATTGGAAGCCTGCAAAGGCATGCCTCAACCCCCAAAATATCACCATGAAGGGGACGTGTGGACGCATCTCATGCGCAGCCTAGACGCCTTGCCACAAAATGCCACACTGCTCGATCATTGGGCTGTGATTTTGCACGACATTGGCAAGCCCGAAACTTTTAAAATTGCAGAGCGCATTCGTACGGATGGCCACGCTGAAGTTTCTGCCGAAATTGCAGAGCGCATTTTACGCCGCCTCAAATTTGCTCGCCGCGACATTGAGCATGTCACCTGGGTGATTCGCCACCACTTCATGATGCATCAACTGTTAGACATGCCCATCGGCAAGCAGCGCCAATGGTTTTTGGATGAGCGCTTTCCCAGTCTCATGCAACTCTTTTATGCGGATGCCATGGGCACGCTGCCTGCGAGCCTGCATCTTTACAATCAAGTCAAAGCTGCTTACGACGATTGCTTGCGCCGTTTCCCAGCCTTGCCCGAACCTTTTCTTACGGGGGAAGAAGTGATGGAAAAACTCCATTTAAAACCCGGTCCTCGCGTGGGAGAAATTTTGAGAGAGGCCATGGAAAAACAACTCAGTCACGAGTTCAAAGATCGCAAAGAAGCTCTCACGTGGCTCCAAACTTTAACCACTCACCCGCCTTTATGA
- a CDS encoding CapA family protein: MKLKPSTLRQVLWPSTLLFALIFSITTAAHFPHMEGGRASLLSEIWPQKEPVPEINLLMTGDIMLDRYIATLRGRAIADTDPANDLFPFTFMPKIIDAVETQLATSQLDLVLGNLEGPITDSNYVNDGTAMIFNFKPSVVEQLKNAGFTTFTLANNHTLDMGKDGPQKTHEYLAAGGLDSFGHPDTLNGDFSFLSYELNGIKLGFLGLNDAVIKLDIPAAVRKIQEVDTQVDVLIVAIHWGFEYEATARESVVNKAHQFVDAGADFIWGHHPHVVQNSELYKDKHIYYSLGNFVFDQYWSTETQKGLVLGLKILKNEEGGFTLTPVEVPVDLVKQGEPTPASQPQ, from the coding sequence ATGAAGCTCAAACCCTCCACCCTTCGCCAAGTTCTCTGGCCGTCGACCCTGCTCTTTGCCCTGATTTTCTCGATCACCACTGCCGCCCACTTTCCGCACATGGAAGGGGGCAGAGCCTCTTTGCTTTCTGAAATTTGGCCCCAAAAAGAACCTGTGCCCGAGATCAACTTGCTCATGACCGGAGACATCATGCTCGACCGTTACATCGCCACCTTACGCGGCCGCGCCATCGCCGACACCGATCCTGCCAACGATCTTTTCCCCTTCACCTTCATGCCCAAAATCATCGACGCGGTGGAAACACAATTGGCCACCTCGCAGCTCGACCTTGTGCTCGGAAATCTGGAAGGACCCATCACCGATTCCAACTACGTGAACGACGGCACAGCGATGATTTTCAACTTCAAACCCAGTGTCGTCGAACAACTCAAAAACGCAGGATTCACCACCTTCACTTTGGCCAACAACCACACGCTGGACATGGGCAAAGACGGCCCACAAAAAACCCATGAATACCTCGCTGCAGGCGGCCTCGACTCCTTCGGTCATCCCGACACCCTCAACGGGGACTTCAGTTTTCTGAGCTATGAATTGAATGGCATCAAACTCGGCTTTTTGGGCCTCAACGATGCAGTCATCAAATTGGACATACCTGCCGCTGTTCGAAAAATCCAAGAGGTGGATACGCAAGTGGATGTGCTCATTGTGGCCATTCATTGGGGCTTTGAATACGAAGCCACCGCTCGCGAATCCGTGGTGAATAAAGCCCATCAATTCGTCGATGCGGGTGCAGATTTCATTTGGGGTCACCACCCTCATGTCGTGCAAAACAGCGAGCTTTACAAGGACAAACACATTTACTACTCTCTCGGCAATTTCGTCTTCGATCAATATTGGTCCACCGAAACGCAAAAGGGATTGGTACTCGGTCTTAAAATTTTAAAGAATGAGGAAGGTGGCTTCACACTCACGCCTGTCGAAGTGCCGGTGGATTTGGTCAAGCAAGGGGAGCCGACTCCCGCAAGTCAGCCCCAGTGA
- a CDS encoding M23 family metallopeptidase, translating to MKWKKRFEWVSLGVLWMILLLLTLPYFDVKLRLYFGYPLVNPFQNEGDFYDPIKGHTGIDIAMPLNTPLAMPVPLRAVDIRVQNEMGNCLYVEDAWGNILVFAHLNAILPEVGTMIKADEVFAHSGNTGTATRGPHLHFEIIAQEAEIGHEIMTRTLGNYSGYNIDPVSYFSLLPNVDAAL from the coding sequence ATGAAATGGAAAAAACGTTTTGAATGGGTGAGTTTGGGCGTCTTATGGATGATTTTACTCCTGCTGACCCTGCCCTATTTTGACGTAAAACTCAGGCTGTATTTTGGATATCCTTTAGTCAATCCTTTTCAAAATGAAGGCGATTTTTATGATCCCATCAAAGGTCACACGGGCATCGATATAGCCATGCCGCTCAATACGCCTCTTGCGATGCCGGTGCCCCTTCGCGCAGTGGATATTCGCGTACAAAATGAAATGGGCAATTGCCTTTATGTGGAAGATGCGTGGGGCAACATTTTGGTTTTCGCCCATTTAAATGCCATACTCCCCGAAGTGGGTACGATGATCAAAGCGGATGAAGTTTTTGCTCACAGCGGAAATACCGGCACAGCCACCCGAGGCCCTCACTTGCATTTTGAAATCATTGCTCAAGAAGCCGAGATCGGTCATGAAATAATGACCCGCACTTTGGGGAATTACAGTGGGTATAATATCGATCCGGTGTCCTATTTTTCTTTGCTCCCTAACGTTGACGCAGCTCTTTGA
- the tsaD gene encoding tRNA (adenosine(37)-N6)-threonylcarbamoyltransferase complex transferase subunit TsaD, with the protein MLLLSIESSCDETSVALVENGRRVLANEIASQIAKHVETGGVVPEVAAREHMTAILPVLRLAMEKANVTWKAIDAVAVTKEPGLIGSLVVGRMTAAALAFAQNKPLLEVNHIHGHLYAPWLYPAEDSGKPVLAPSEPQFPILVLTVSGGHNELVLMRGHGDFELLAESIDDAAGEAFDKIARLLGLGYPGGPAIEERARLGNPKAFDFPIALRKEKNFSFSGLKTSVFYRLKENEAQLSDEAFVNDVAASFQEAVVQALVEKLMRAVREYAPKEVHLTGGVSANRFLRGRIEEELSRLRDAPLFRWPTKMEYCTDNAAMIGAAAYFSSQKELPLALT; encoded by the coding sequence ATGCTCCTCCTTTCTATTGAAAGTTCGTGTGATGAAACGTCCGTTGCCCTTGTGGAAAATGGACGGCGCGTGCTTGCGAATGAAATTGCCTCTCAAATTGCCAAGCATGTGGAAACGGGAGGGGTGGTGCCTGAAGTGGCTGCACGTGAACACATGACGGCGATTTTGCCGGTGCTGCGTCTGGCCATGGAAAAAGCGAATGTGACGTGGAAAGCAATCGATGCCGTGGCGGTGACCAAAGAGCCGGGACTCATCGGATCGCTAGTGGTGGGACGCATGACGGCTGCTGCCCTTGCCTTTGCCCAAAACAAGCCGCTGCTAGAAGTGAATCACATTCATGGACACCTTTATGCGCCTTGGCTCTACCCTGCAGAAGATTCCGGCAAACCTGTACTGGCCCCTTCTGAGCCTCAATTCCCTATTCTGGTTTTGACCGTTTCGGGAGGGCACAATGAACTGGTGCTCATGCGAGGTCATGGTGACTTTGAACTGCTGGCGGAAAGCATCGATGATGCCGCCGGTGAAGCTTTTGACAAAATCGCACGTTTGTTGGGCTTGGGCTACCCTGGGGGGCCGGCCATTGAAGAACGAGCGCGGCTTGGGAATCCAAAGGCTTTCGACTTCCCCATTGCTTTACGAAAAGAAAAGAATTTCAGTTTTTCGGGCTTAAAGACTTCTGTTTTTTATCGGCTCAAAGAAAATGAAGCGCAGCTTTCAGATGAGGCTTTTGTGAACGATGTGGCGGCTTCTTTTCAAGAGGCCGTGGTGCAAGCTCTGGTGGAAAAATTGATGCGAGCGGTGCGCGAATATGCTCCTAAAGAGGTCCATTTGACCGGAGGTGTTTCCGCGAATCGGTTTTTGCGAGGGCGTATTGAAGAAGAACTCAGCCGTTTGCGCGATGCACCTCTATTCCGTTGGCCCACCAAAATGGAATATTGCACGGACAATGCGGCGATGATTGGGGCTGCAGCGTATTTCTCTTCACAAAAAGAATTGCCCCTTGCTCTAACCTGA
- the rlmD gene encoding 23S rRNA (uracil(1939)-C(5))-methyltransferase RlmD, producing MKPKKNQELELKVDSLVYGGEGIGTVDGFKVFVPNVAPGDEALVQIRRVKSHYAEGFVKELKKPSPLRIEARCKHFGVCGGCKWQFLDYAEQCRVKEQQVKDALVRIGGLNSDLVKPLVPNASPWFYRNKLEFSFGIGGNGETELGFYPPGYHYEVFDLEECFLQSEWVVSVVQKVRAFVKYHAIPVYNSHTHEGLLKTLTVREGKNTGERMIILTTSTGLFEKKDAFIELFADDPTVTSLYWNSVYQIPGQPTWVEENLLTGKAALTEVLELENGTKLEFDILPQAFFQTNTLQAQKLYSLAMELAGLTGEEIVYDLYCGTGTIGLFVHTKPGAYSE from the coding sequence ATGAAACCCAAAAAAAATCAGGAATTGGAGTTGAAAGTGGATTCGCTGGTCTATGGTGGCGAAGGCATTGGAACGGTGGATGGATTCAAGGTTTTTGTGCCGAATGTGGCGCCGGGGGATGAGGCGCTCGTGCAGATTCGTCGGGTGAAATCGCATTATGCAGAGGGCTTTGTGAAAGAATTGAAAAAGCCCAGCCCGCTGCGCATTGAAGCACGTTGTAAGCATTTTGGTGTGTGTGGCGGTTGCAAGTGGCAGTTTTTGGATTATGCGGAGCAGTGCCGTGTGAAGGAGCAGCAAGTGAAAGATGCCCTCGTGCGAATCGGGGGACTGAACAGCGATTTGGTAAAGCCGCTTGTGCCGAATGCATCCCCGTGGTTTTATCGAAATAAGTTGGAATTTTCTTTTGGAATTGGGGGAAATGGCGAAACGGAATTGGGTTTTTATCCGCCGGGTTACCATTATGAAGTCTTTGATTTGGAAGAATGTTTTTTACAATCGGAATGGGTGGTTTCTGTCGTGCAAAAAGTGCGTGCTTTTGTGAAGTACCATGCGATTCCTGTTTACAATTCACACACTCATGAAGGGCTCTTGAAAACCCTGACTGTTCGGGAGGGGAAAAACACTGGCGAGCGGATGATCATTTTGACGACTTCGACCGGACTTTTTGAAAAAAAAGATGCTTTCATTGAGCTTTTTGCGGACGATCCCACCGTGACGTCTTTGTATTGGAACAGTGTGTATCAAATTCCAGGGCAGCCCACATGGGTGGAAGAGAATTTACTGACCGGCAAAGCAGCGCTCACTGAAGTTTTGGAATTGGAAAATGGTACAAAGCTGGAGTTCGATATTTTGCCTCAAGCGTTCTTTCAAACGAACACGCTTCAGGCGCAAAAACTGTATTCCCTTGCGATGGAACTTGCCGGTTTAACAGGTGAAGAAATTGTTTATGATTTGTATTGTGGCACGGGAACCATCGGACTTTTTGTGCACACAAAGCCAGGCGCGTATTCGGAGTAG
- a CDS encoding class I SAM-dependent RNA methyltransferase — MWHGNHRTFCAHKARRVFGVEMNEAAVESARSNAARNGIQNVSFYLGSVEERLSELSGLGPDAQPDVVIVDPPRAGLGEKVVADCVAFAAPKIVYVSCNPTTLARDLKQFAEMGYETKSVQPVDMFPQTHHVECVSVLLKNPL, encoded by the coding sequence TTGTGGCACGGGAACCATCGGACTTTTTGTGCACACAAAGCCAGGCGCGTATTCGGAGTAGAAATGAATGAAGCGGCGGTGGAAAGTGCACGCAGCAATGCGGCTCGCAACGGCATACAAAATGTGAGTTTTTATTTGGGCAGTGTGGAAGAACGTCTCAGTGAACTTTCGGGATTGGGGCCGGATGCTCAGCCCGATGTGGTGATTGTAGACCCTCCTCGCGCGGGGCTTGGAGAAAAAGTGGTGGCTGATTGCGTGGCTTTTGCGGCTCCTAAAATCGTCTATGTTTCTTGCAACCCCACGACCTTGGCACGCGACCTCAAACAGTTTGCAGAAATGGGCTATGAGACGAAGTCTGTGCAGCCCGTGGATATGTTTCCGCAAACACATCACGTGGAGTGTGTGAGCGTGCTTTTAAAAAATCCGTTATGA
- a CDS encoding histidine--tRNA ligase: MSDELAASAGASDKFQKMQTPTGIHDILPKDHEYFTFIKKVARHRFRQAGFRRVTTPVLEHTEVFQRGVGTDTDIVSKEMYTFEDRSGRSLTLKPEGTAGAVRAYIQHGMREWPQPVELYYIEPHFRYDRPQKGRYRMFWQIGAEVIGESDPALDVQCIFLAYKMFKDLGIDKKISLQINNIGSQKSREKYKDALLNYYAGKERSLCEDCQRRLTSNPLRLLDCKVEDCRILAQMAPQFADYRTPEDATFHSLVKEFLDELGIQYNENPQLVRGLDYYTQTVFEFWDSEVGAQNAVGGGGRYDGLVELMGGPETPAVGFALGIERLINQMKANNVKVPSKDEVHIFVAQLGDEAKKKALRLIDELREAGIRTVGALGKGSMKAQLRLADKFAVPYCLILGATEVREGVVIIRDMAKGQQRSVPMSEAVKEVVQLIGKENLDTYSPGEISF; this comes from the coding sequence ATGTCCGATGAGCTCGCCGCCTCCGCAGGAGCTTCTGATAAGTTTCAGAAGATGCAAACTCCTACGGGTATTCACGACATCCTTCCTAAGGATCATGAATATTTCACGTTCATTAAAAAAGTGGCTAGGCATCGTTTCCGTCAGGCGGGTTTTCGCCGCGTCACGACTCCAGTTTTGGAGCACACGGAAGTTTTTCAACGCGGAGTGGGAACGGACACCGACATTGTTTCTAAAGAAATGTACACCTTTGAAGATCGCAGCGGACGCAGTCTGACGCTCAAACCCGAGGGTACGGCTGGGGCTGTGCGGGCCTATATTCAACACGGCATGCGCGAATGGCCTCAACCGGTAGAACTCTATTACATTGAACCTCATTTCCGTTATGACCGCCCTCAAAAAGGGCGTTATCGCATGTTTTGGCAAATTGGAGCTGAGGTGATTGGAGAGAGTGATCCGGCTTTGGATGTGCAATGCATTTTCTTGGCTTATAAAATGTTTAAAGACTTGGGAATTGACAAAAAGATCAGTTTGCAAATCAACAACATCGGTTCTCAAAAAAGCCGGGAAAAATACAAAGACGCTCTTTTGAATTATTATGCAGGTAAAGAACGCAGTTTATGTGAAGATTGTCAGCGTCGTCTGACAAGCAATCCTCTTCGACTTTTGGATTGTAAAGTGGAAGATTGTCGTATTTTAGCACAAATGGCTCCGCAGTTTGCAGATTATCGCACTCCTGAAGATGCCACTTTTCACAGTTTAGTGAAGGAGTTTTTGGATGAACTCGGCATTCAATACAACGAAAATCCTCAATTGGTGCGCGGTTTGGATTACTACACTCAAACGGTGTTTGAATTTTGGGACAGCGAAGTGGGGGCTCAAAATGCTGTGGGGGGTGGAGGACGTTACGACGGACTTGTGGAACTCATGGGTGGACCCGAAACTCCAGCAGTGGGTTTTGCTTTGGGCATCGAACGACTCATCAATCAAATGAAAGCCAACAATGTCAAAGTGCCTTCCAAAGACGAAGTGCATATTTTTGTGGCTCAACTCGGGGACGAAGCCAAAAAGAAGGCGTTGCGACTCATCGATGAACTGCGTGAGGCTGGAATACGTACTGTCGGAGCGCTTGGAAAGGGCAGCATGAAGGCTCAACTGCGTTTGGCGGATAAGTTTGCGGTCCCTTATTGCTTGATTTTAGGAGCTACGGAAGTGAGAGAGGGCGTGGTGATCATTCGCGATATGGCCAAGGGGCAGCAGCGTTCCGTGCCCATGAGCGAGGCCGTGAAAGAAGTGGTTCAACTGATTGGTAAGGAAAATTTGGACACTTACAGTCCTGGGGAGATTTCGTTTTAG
- a CDS encoding NADP-dependent malic enzyme, with translation MSSDFDAASLALHREHKGKLGVYAKVPVKNKQDLSTAYTPGVGAVSLALAENAERMYELSPKGNTVAVVSDGSAVLGLGNIGSAGAYPVMEGKALLFKTFADVDAYPIVVKTQNVDEIVELVCNIADGFGGINLEDISAPRCFEIEEKLKARLKIPVFHDDQHGTAIVVLAGLINALKVVEKNEDISIVVNGAGAAGIAITDLLLEYGFTNIVLVDTQGALVEGRKGMNSAKEAMARRSNPHKKSGALTEVMVGADVLIGVSKAGLVSSEMVHSMAEKAIVFAMANPVPEITEEEARAAGALITATGRSDSTNQLNNVLVFPGIFRGALDARIHSFTNAMFLRAAEALASLVKDPHPEKIIPSPFEEGVAEKIAQAIQL, from the coding sequence ATGAGCAGTGACTTTGATGCCGCTTCTTTGGCTTTACACCGTGAGCATAAAGGTAAATTGGGCGTTTATGCCAAAGTGCCTGTGAAGAATAAACAGGATTTGAGCACCGCTTACACTCCTGGAGTGGGCGCTGTTTCTTTGGCTTTGGCTGAAAATGCTGAGCGCATGTATGAACTCAGTCCCAAGGGCAATACGGTGGCCGTAGTGAGCGATGGAAGTGCGGTTCTAGGCTTGGGAAACATTGGAAGTGCGGGGGCTTACCCGGTGATGGAAGGCAAGGCTCTGCTCTTTAAAACTTTTGCGGATGTGGATGCGTATCCCATTGTGGTTAAAACTCAAAATGTGGATGAAATTGTGGAACTGGTTTGCAATATTGCCGATGGATTTGGTGGGATCAATTTGGAGGATATTTCCGCGCCTCGCTGTTTTGAAATTGAAGAAAAATTGAAGGCGCGTTTGAAGATCCCTGTTTTTCATGACGATCAACATGGCACGGCCATTGTGGTTTTGGCGGGGCTCATCAATGCCTTGAAAGTGGTTGAAAAAAACGAGGACATTTCGATTGTTGTGAACGGGGCGGGAGCGGCGGGTATTGCTATCACCGATTTGCTTTTGGAATATGGTTTTACAAATATTGTGCTCGTCGACACTCAAGGAGCTCTTGTGGAGGGCCGCAAAGGAATGAACTCCGCAAAGGAAGCCATGGCTCGTCGTAGCAATCCTCATAAAAAAAGCGGCGCTTTGACCGAAGTGATGGTGGGGGCGGATGTGCTCATTGGTGTGTCTAAGGCGGGTTTGGTGAGCTCTGAAATGGTGCACAGCATGGCTGAAAAAGCCATCGTATTTGCCATGGCGAATCCCGTGCCGGAAATCACAGAAGAAGAGGCTCGGGCAGCAGGGGCCCTGATCACGGCCACAGGCCGAAGTGATTCCACCAATCAATTGAACAATGTTTTGGTTTTTCCTGGAATTTTTCGGGGTGCTTTGGATGCTCGCATTCACAGTTTCACCAATGCCATGTTTTTGCGTGCGGCAGAAGCCTTGGCAAGCTTGGTGAAAGACCCTCACCCTGAAAAAATCATCCCCAGCCCTTTTGAGGAGGGGGTGGCTGAAAAAATTGCCCAAGCCATTCAACTTTAA
- a CDS encoding S-layer homology domain-containing protein, whose translation MKIRQSLLAAVVLSFVSAPLSYADFSDVSASNTHYAAITSLVEQDILQGYSDGTFKPDQEVNRAEALKMFLMGMGVAPQTGVELNFSDVESDAWYAEWVGSAVQEGIVSGYSDGTFKPEQSVNRAEAMKMLTLAAGLTASSPNSSPFLDVSTDVWFASYAALAKEKNVITPQTDGLWHGEAALSRAEIAEMVYRLQVSNAEGRPYDEARHWLRVDFPTVNITLKVPFEWGYKQEGVGAVFLLDSAHGQVSLLTPYENGGSLLMTRYANHEGQSAEELFDSVALNSSWPTRRTEVSGHEALIVEHEDGLFYKEWYVYLPNETLVNLVALRGDGAYGPYLEAHMEAMVMSLEYSTSGATNQTLDEIVEDLRAAIQVDGVGMDMMALLSDWELFETDSIGVGTGPVDYYYSPSAQLTIKYERSYDVLLDIRDGKTSAF comes from the coding sequence ATGAAGATTCGTCAATCCCTCCTCGCCGCTGTGGTTTTGAGTTTTGTTTCAGCTCCCCTTTCTTATGCGGATTTTTCGGATGTGAGTGCTTCAAATACGCATTATGCTGCCATCACGAGTCTGGTGGAACAAGACATTTTGCAGGGGTATAGCGATGGCACTTTTAAACCTGATCAAGAAGTGAATCGGGCGGAGGCGCTTAAAATGTTTTTGATGGGCATGGGCGTGGCTCCTCAGACGGGAGTGGAGCTGAATTTCAGCGACGTGGAAAGTGACGCTTGGTATGCGGAATGGGTGGGCAGTGCTGTACAAGAAGGCATTGTGAGCGGTTATTCCGATGGCACTTTTAAACCGGAGCAAAGTGTGAATCGGGCGGAAGCCATGAAAATGCTGACTTTGGCGGCGGGACTTACGGCGAGTTCCCCGAATTCCTCTCCTTTTTTGGATGTGAGCACGGATGTTTGGTTTGCGAGTTACGCAGCTTTGGCTAAAGAAAAAAATGTGATCACTCCTCAAACGGATGGACTATGGCATGGGGAGGCCGCTTTGAGTCGAGCGGAAATTGCCGAGATGGTGTATAGACTGCAAGTGTCGAATGCGGAGGGCAGACCTTATGACGAAGCGCGCCATTGGCTACGCGTGGACTTCCCTACCGTCAATATCACCTTAAAAGTGCCTTTTGAATGGGGTTACAAACAAGAAGGAGTGGGGGCTGTTTTTTTGCTGGATTCCGCCCATGGACAGGTGAGTTTGCTCACTCCTTATGAAAATGGCGGCAGCTTGCTGATGACTCGTTATGCCAATCATGAAGGACAAAGTGCCGAAGAGCTTTTCGATTCCGTTGCTTTGAATTCCAGTTGGCCCACGCGTCGAACAGAAGTGAGCGGCCATGAGGCATTGATTGTGGAGCATGAGGACGGCTTGTTTTATAAAGAATGGTACGTTTATTTGCCCAATGAAACCTTGGTGAATTTGGTCGCTTTGCGTGGAGATGGAGCTTATGGGCCTTATTTGGAAGCTCATATGGAGGCCATGGTCATGAGTTTGGAATACAGCACTTCGGGGGCCACGAATCAAACTTTGGACGAAATTGTGGAGGATTTGCGAGCGGCCATTCAAGTGGATGGCGTGGGTATGGACATGATGGCCCTACTTTCAGATTGGGAACTCTTTGAAACAGATAGCATCGGCGTCGGTACCGGGCCTGTGGATTATTACTATTCCCCCAGCGCCCAACTCACGATAAAATATGAGCGTTCCTACGATGTCCTTTTGGACATTCGTGACGGAAAAACTTCTGCTTTTTAA